In Thermospira aquatica, the following proteins share a genomic window:
- a CDS encoding chemotaxis protein CheW, with amino-acid sequence MSYVKEVIQNILGKKEIKEDENLYYSFLVAREGSEYYAVSIEYLVEVSEANIQNMVNIPLVDEWILGLLNVRGNIIPVISLSKILNLSSSREGIKYAIIVEKNFPVAFGVEEIKDLYQVSSKALKPIFHLQENKVLNIISYEFDMEEKQVASVVDIEALYDSDFMK; translated from the coding sequence ATGTCATATGTAAAAGAGGTGATACAAAATATTCTTGGGAAGAAAGAAATCAAAGAGGATGAGAATCTTTATTATAGTTTTCTTGTTGCGAGAGAAGGGAGCGAATACTATGCAGTTTCTATAGAGTATCTTGTGGAGGTAAGTGAAGCAAATATCCAAAATATGGTGAATATTCCTCTTGTAGATGAGTGGATACTTGGACTTTTAAATGTTCGAGGAAACATCATACCTGTGATTTCGTTGAGTAAAATATTAAATTTATCTTCTTCTAGAGAGGGGATAAAATATGCTATTATTGTAGAGAAAAATTTTCCCGTTGCTTTTGGAGTAGAGGAGATTAAAGATTTATATCAGGTGTCTTCGAAAGCGCTTAAACCCATCTTTCATTTGCAGGAGAATAAAGTATTGAATATTATATCGTATGAATTTGATATGGAAGAAAAGCAAGTGGCAAGCGTGGTAGATATTGAGGCATTGTATGATTCGGATTTTATGAAGTGA
- a CDS encoding CheR family methyltransferase → MERYLKEAKKILKEVTGISLTEEKDSFLLSIINTILQRENFSPDAYLALLQSDFRRVIELATYFTVQETSFYRNRDHFRTLKEIILPELITLKKDKKLSILSAGCATGEEPYTIAMILDDSFQDALKDWEVTLCAVDISQEAIKEAQKGIYSEYKMKNIDNYYIEKYFEKEVRNLRTLYHLKSHIKSKVLFFHQNLLAPGGILDSMKFDIIFCENVIIYFDNLSIEKLIQKFYNSLNTHGYLFLGYSETLNMVHHRFALCWHDHTYYYKKEEQKKEEQKLEVEIKKTENKKLSVCENHVLSTSEEGVKKELFESYDEFLYHIMKNYLTNRDAKMMELYSCFFQMYSRDPSFIQDEKAFLLFGEFFIDKNNLAEAQKMGEMAVEKRANSLDAHNLNACIFLLSDRPTEALLSVSIAYRLNQNNKITLYLMYKVYTMLNNKTKAREIFAILKEVGDDGSGSFFPYNPNRRVQFYTAINKIISEEV, encoded by the coding sequence ATGGAAAGGTATTTGAAAGAAGCAAAAAAAATTTTGAAAGAAGTGACAGGTATTTCGCTTACAGAGGAAAAAGATAGTTTTTTGTTGTCTATAATTAACACCATTCTTCAACGAGAGAATTTTTCTCCTGATGCCTATCTTGCTCTTCTTCAAAGTGATTTTCGAAGAGTTATAGAGCTTGCCACGTATTTTACTGTTCAAGAAACAAGTTTTTATAGAAACCGGGATCATTTTAGAACCTTGAAAGAGATTATTCTCCCTGAACTTATAACTCTTAAAAAAGATAAAAAACTTTCCATACTCTCTGCAGGGTGTGCTACAGGAGAAGAGCCTTACACCATTGCAATGATTCTTGATGATAGTTTTCAAGATGCTTTAAAAGATTGGGAGGTTACTCTATGTGCGGTTGATATATCACAGGAGGCTATAAAAGAAGCTCAAAAAGGAATATACTCAGAGTACAAAATGAAAAATATTGATAATTATTACATAGAGAAATACTTTGAAAAAGAAGTTAGGAACTTACGAACACTTTATCATCTCAAAAGTCATATAAAATCAAAGGTTCTTTTTTTCCATCAGAATCTTCTTGCTCCTGGTGGGATTCTGGATTCGATGAAATTTGATATTATCTTTTGTGAGAATGTAATTATTTATTTTGATAATCTTTCTATTGAAAAACTTATTCAAAAATTCTATAATAGTTTAAATACCCACGGGTATCTTTTTTTAGGATATTCAGAAACTCTCAATATGGTTCATCATCGTTTTGCTCTGTGTTGGCATGATCATACCTACTATTACAAGAAAGAAGAGCAAAAGAAAGAGGAGCAAAAGCTTGAAGTTGAGATAAAGAAGACAGAAAATAAGAAGTTGTCGGTTTGTGAGAATCACGTCTTATCGACTAGTGAGGAAGGGGTAAAAAAAGAGTTGTTTGAATCCTACGATGAATTTTTGTATCATATTATGAAAAACTATCTTACAAATAGAGATGCCAAGATGATGGAGCTTTATTCTTGTTTTTTCCAGATGTACTCAAGGGATCCTTCGTTTATTCAGGATGAGAAGGCATTTCTTTTGTTTGGAGAGTTTTTTATAGACAAAAATAATCTAGCAGAAGCGCAAAAAATGGGAGAAATGGCTGTCGAAAAAAGAGCTAATTCTCTAGATGCTCATAACTTGAATGCTTGTATATTTTTGCTTTCGGATAGACCGACGGAAGCCTTGTTATCTGTAAGTATTGCTTATAGATTGAATCAAAACAACAAAATTACTTTGTACCTTATGTATAAAGTTTATACAATGCTTAATAACAAGACAAAAGCTAGAGAAATTTTTGCCATTTTAAAAGAGGTAGGAGACGATGGAAGTGGAAGTTTTTTCCCCTATAATCCCAATCGTAGAGTACAGTTTTATACTGCGATAAATAAAATTATATCAGAGGAAGTATAG
- a CDS encoding fused response regulator/phosphatase, which translates to MQLLEKIFDKYIYVVDDSEVIRTVIANCLKEKGFTQLITCENGKDALTKIEKFQKVDMVITDFDMPEMNGEALVNALREKFGDEVLIIVLSAQGSKQKIVEMMRKADDYIIKDEIDLIKSDIFFAIEKCFMNYQLRKENERLLAELKERDKRMKMELETAQSLLAEFKELKNVQSSVFKIAYYNKMSNIIGGDFFTLRRIDKDRIGVLLGDISGHGIPAALLMLVFRNAVIESIENNPSPDKAMADLNTKLSSIFPETKYATVSYLVLDETKHSVLYTNEFQNPIVLLKSSGELLELDNGKYKLIGIYTKELLGEEPEFSVDEFVLEKGDKLFLFTDGIIEATSPESGEQYGIERIEEVMKKNYKQNMPTILKMVLQDFYNYTKQMVSDDVTIFGIELF; encoded by the coding sequence ATGCAATTGCTAGAGAAAATATTTGACAAATATATCTATGTAGTCGACGACTCAGAAGTTATCAGGACAGTGATAGCGAATTGCTTAAAAGAGAAAGGCTTTACTCAATTAATTACTTGTGAAAATGGAAAAGACGCATTAACAAAGATTGAAAAGTTTCAAAAGGTCGATATGGTGATTACTGATTTTGATATGCCAGAAATGAATGGAGAAGCGTTGGTTAATGCTTTACGAGAGAAATTTGGTGATGAGGTGTTGATCATTGTTTTAAGTGCTCAGGGAAGTAAGCAAAAAATAGTAGAGATGATGAGAAAAGCAGACGATTACATTATAAAAGACGAAATAGATCTCATTAAATCTGATATTTTCTTTGCTATTGAAAAATGTTTTATGAATTACCAACTCAGGAAAGAAAACGAGAGACTTCTTGCAGAGCTTAAAGAAAGAGATAAACGGATGAAAATGGAATTGGAGACAGCACAGAGTCTTCTGGCCGAGTTTAAAGAACTCAAGAATGTTCAAAGTTCAGTTTTCAAGATAGCGTATTATAACAAAATGTCAAATATAATAGGAGGAGATTTTTTTACTCTTCGCAGGATTGACAAGGATAGAATAGGCGTTTTACTTGGGGATATTTCGGGACATGGTATTCCTGCGGCTCTTCTTATGCTTGTGTTTAGAAATGCTGTGATTGAATCAATAGAGAATAATCCTTCTCCCGATAAAGCAATGGCAGATCTTAATACAAAACTCTCTTCTATCTTTCCGGAGACGAAGTATGCTACTGTAAGTTATCTTGTTTTGGATGAAACGAAACATTCGGTATTGTATACCAATGAATTTCAAAATCCTATCGTGCTTTTAAAGAGTTCAGGAGAACTCTTGGAATTAGATAATGGAAAGTACAAGCTTATCGGTATTTATACCAAAGAGCTCCTTGGAGAAGAGCCAGAATTTAGTGTGGATGAGTTTGTTCTGGAGAAGGGGGATAAACTTTTCTTGTTTACCGATGGTATTATAGAGGCAACTTCTCCAGAGAGTGGAGAACAATACGGGATTGAAAGAATAGAGGAAGTAATGAAGAAAAATTATAAACAAAATATGCCGACAATATTAAAGATGGTTCTTCAAGATTTTTATAATTATACCAAACAAATGGTATCGGATGATGTGACTATTTTTGGAATAGAGTTATTTTAG